A stretch of Natronococcus sp. CG52 DNA encodes these proteins:
- a CDS encoding helix-turn-helix domain-containing protein, with product MADEPRHRLDELMDAPNPAFETVMSCVFGIEAHETRTYLALVDRPGSTIDELEGPLDRDRSTINRAMTTLYERGLIRRDRRLLDGGGYVYQYTAVALPEVKEMLHEALDAWTATVHDVIDGFGDE from the coding sequence ATGGCCGACGAACCCCGTCACCGTCTCGACGAACTGATGGACGCGCCGAACCCGGCGTTCGAAACGGTGATGAGCTGCGTCTTCGGGATCGAAGCTCACGAGACCCGAACCTATCTCGCGCTCGTCGACCGACCCGGGAGCACGATCGACGAACTCGAAGGACCGCTCGACCGTGACCGGAGTACGATCAACCGTGCGATGACGACGCTGTACGAACGCGGCCTGATTCGACGCGATCGCCGCCTCCTCGACGGTGGCGGCTACGTCTACCAGTACACCGCCGTCGCGCTGCCGGAAGTCAAGGAAATGCTCCACGAAGCGCTAGACGCCTGGACGGCGACGGTTCACGACGTCATCGACGGCTTCGGCGACGAGTGA
- the thrC gene encoding threonine synthase → MSLSLSADRPDVPDDAADGTWLECIDCGETFAPFEDVRYTCDACDGLLEVRYADLPTFDDFEGRGVWRYADALPLEEGVTTQEGATPLYEVPRLEDEIGLEALRIKHEGMNPTGSFKDRGMTVGVAVARELGVDRLACASTGNTSAALAAYGSRGGMETLVLLPAGKVAAGKIAQASLHGARILEVDGNFDACLDIVQELAGQGEAYLLNSLNPFRLEGQKTIGLEILEGFRADYDAVPDRIVLPVGNAGNTAALYKAFRELVQAGELDRDEVPKLTGVQAEGAAPMVEAIENGADEVRRWDDVETRATAIRIGNPVNAPKALPGVRETGGTAIAVSDEEITEAQRDLAGEGIGVEPASAASVAGLRKLRTEGIVASSERVACLTTGHLLKDPDAAAAAGNEPEPVPADTDGVLEHLAE, encoded by the coding sequence ATGAGTCTCAGTCTCTCCGCCGACCGGCCGGACGTGCCCGACGACGCGGCCGACGGAACCTGGCTCGAGTGCATCGACTGCGGCGAAACGTTCGCTCCCTTCGAGGACGTCCGCTACACCTGCGACGCCTGTGACGGGCTGCTCGAGGTTCGCTACGCGGACCTGCCGACGTTCGACGACTTCGAGGGACGTGGGGTCTGGCGCTACGCCGACGCGCTCCCGCTCGAGGAGGGCGTCACGACCCAGGAGGGCGCGACGCCGCTGTACGAGGTGCCGCGACTCGAAGACGAGATCGGCCTCGAGGCCCTGCGGATCAAACACGAGGGGATGAACCCGACGGGCTCGTTCAAGGACCGCGGGATGACCGTCGGCGTCGCCGTCGCGAGAGAACTCGGGGTCGATCGGCTGGCGTGCGCCTCGACCGGGAACACGAGCGCCGCACTGGCCGCCTACGGCTCTCGCGGCGGGATGGAGACGCTCGTTCTCTTGCCCGCGGGAAAGGTCGCCGCGGGCAAGATCGCCCAGGCGAGTCTCCACGGCGCGCGCATCCTCGAAGTCGACGGAAACTTCGACGCCTGCCTCGACATCGTCCAGGAACTCGCGGGCCAGGGCGAGGCCTACCTGCTGAACTCGCTGAACCCGTTCCGCCTCGAGGGCCAGAAGACGATCGGCCTCGAGATCCTCGAGGGGTTCCGGGCCGACTACGACGCCGTCCCCGACCGGATCGTCCTCCCGGTCGGCAACGCGGGGAACACCGCGGCCCTGTACAAGGCGTTCCGAGAGCTCGTTCAGGCGGGCGAACTCGACCGCGACGAGGTGCCGAAGCTCACCGGCGTCCAGGCCGAGGGCGCCGCGCCGATGGTCGAGGCGATCGAGAACGGTGCGGACGAGGTCCGCCGCTGGGACGACGTCGAGACGCGCGCGACGGCGATTCGGATCGGAAACCCGGTCAACGCCCCCAAGGCACTCCCCGGCGTCCGCGAAACCGGCGGGACGGCGATCGCCGTCTCGGACGAAGAGATCACCGAAGCCCAGCGCGACCTCGCGGGCGAGGGGATCGGAGTCGAACCCGCCTCGGCGGCCTCAGTCGCGGGCCTGCGCAAACTACGCACCGAGGGTATCGTAGCCTCGTCCGAACGCGTCGCCTGCCTCACTACCGGTCACCTGCTCAAGGATCCCGACGCGGCCGCCGCTGCCGGTAACGAACCCGAACCCGTGCCCGCCGACACGGACGGCGTGCTCGAGCACCTGGCGGAGTAA
- a CDS encoding transcription initiation factor IIB, translating to MARTESSATCPECDGRLRKAGTEFVCEECGLVSDEDAIDRGPEWRSFDDGTDRRRTGAPLTRSRHDRGLSTEIGYSSGSGYRSRLTGRKRRQIARLRREHNRARISSKADQNQVYGFTEIRRVNALLSLPDSVREQACTLFDSAQSEGLLQGRSIEGFAAAAIYATCRTNSFARTIDEITDAARADAAELKAAYDALNRDLGLPTGPIDPTQYLPRYASKLDLETAVERRAREHVTALLENGSIGGRNPSGVAAACLYRAAGEREEWPSVTQTDAAAVADVAPATIRSTVTTLENQGR from the coding sequence ATGGCTAGAACGGAGTCGTCCGCTACCTGTCCCGAGTGCGACGGTCGACTACGGAAAGCGGGAACCGAATTCGTCTGCGAGGAGTGTGGTCTCGTCTCCGACGAGGACGCGATCGATCGCGGTCCCGAGTGGCGTTCGTTCGACGACGGAACGGACCGACGGCGCACCGGTGCGCCGCTGACGCGCTCGAGGCACGACCGCGGACTCTCCACCGAGATCGGATACAGTAGTGGGTCGGGCTACCGCTCCCGTCTGACCGGCCGCAAACGCCGACAGATCGCCCGGCTTCGACGCGAACACAACCGCGCCCGGATCTCCTCGAAGGCGGATCAGAACCAGGTGTACGGATTTACCGAAATCAGACGCGTGAACGCACTCCTCTCGCTCCCGGACTCCGTCCGAGAGCAGGCGTGCACGCTCTTCGACTCGGCCCAGTCCGAGGGACTCCTTCAGGGACGTTCGATCGAGGGCTTCGCCGCGGCAGCGATCTACGCCACGTGTCGGACGAACTCGTTCGCTCGAACGATCGACGAGATCACCGACGCCGCTCGCGCCGACGCCGCCGAACTCAAGGCCGCCTACGACGCGCTGAACCGCGATCTCGGGCTTCCGACCGGCCCGATCGATCCGACGCAGTACCTGCCGCGCTACGCCTCGAAACTCGACCTCGAGACGGCCGTCGAGCGCCGCGCCCGCGAGCACGTGACCGCGCTCCTCGAGAACGGATCGATCGGCGGCCGCAATCCGAGCGGCGTCGCTGCGGCGTGTCTGTACAGGGCTGCCGGCGAACGCGAGGAGTGGCCGTCGGTTACCCAGACCGACGCGGCCGCGGTCGCAGACGTTGCACCCGCGACGATCCGGTCGACGGTAACGACGCTCGAGAACCAGGGTCGTTAG
- a CDS encoding minichromosome maintenance protein MCM yields MAQAGNSELVDSFEQFFRNYYDNEIKQLAQQYPNEQRSLHVDWQDLYRYDPNLADDVLNQPEQLQRYAEEALRLYDLPIDVSLGQAHVRIRNLPDTESPEIREIRARDMNSLVQVYGIVRKATDVRPKIEEAAFECQLCGTLSRIPQSSGDFQEPHECQGCERQGPFKVNFDQSEFVDSQKLRMQESPEGLRGGETPQSLDVHIEDDITGEVTPGDHVSATGVLRLEQQGDQQEKSPVFDFYMEGMSVDIDEEQFEDMDITDEDKEEIVRLSSSEDIYEKMVASIAPSIYGYEQEKLAMILQLFSGVTKQLPDGSRIRGDLHMLLIGDPGTGKSQMIGYIQNIAPRAVYTSGKGSSSAGLTAAAVRDDFGDGQQWTLEAGALVLADQGIAAVDELDKMRSEDRSAMHEALEQQKISVSKAGINATLKSRCSLLGAANPKYGRFDHYEPISEQIDLEPALISRFDLIFTVTDEPDEEKDRNLAEHIITTNYAGELTTQQEQMTSMDVSTEEIEEMTEQVDPEIDAELLRKYIAYAKQNCHPRMTEVARNAIRDFYVDLRSKGTDDDAPIPVTARKLEALVRLSEASARVRLSDTVEESDANRVIEIVRSCLQDIGVDPETGEFDADIVEAGTSKSQRDRIKNIKQLISDIEEEYDDGAPVDIVLDRAEEIGMDQSKAEHEIDKLKQKGEVYEPSTDNLRTT; encoded by the coding sequence ATGGCGCAAGCGGGAAATTCTGAACTCGTCGACTCGTTCGAGCAGTTCTTCCGCAACTACTACGACAACGAGATCAAACAGCTTGCGCAGCAGTATCCGAACGAACAGCGATCGCTGCACGTCGACTGGCAGGACCTCTACCGGTACGATCCGAACCTCGCCGACGACGTCCTGAACCAGCCCGAACAGCTCCAGCGCTACGCCGAGGAGGCATTGCGGCTGTACGACCTCCCGATCGACGTCAGCCTCGGTCAGGCCCACGTCCGGATTCGAAATCTCCCCGATACCGAGTCGCCCGAGATCCGGGAGATTCGCGCCCGGGATATGAACTCCCTCGTGCAGGTCTACGGCATCGTCCGGAAAGCCACCGACGTCCGTCCGAAGATCGAGGAAGCCGCCTTCGAGTGCCAGCTCTGTGGCACCCTGAGCCGGATTCCCCAGTCCAGCGGGGACTTCCAGGAACCGCACGAGTGCCAGGGCTGTGAGCGACAGGGACCGTTCAAGGTGAACTTCGACCAGTCGGAGTTCGTCGACTCCCAGAAGCTCCGGATGCAGGAGAGTCCCGAGGGGCTTCGCGGCGGGGAAACTCCGCAGTCACTCGACGTTCACATCGAAGACGACATCACCGGCGAGGTCACCCCCGGCGACCACGTCTCCGCGACGGGCGTCCTCCGACTCGAGCAACAGGGCGACCAGCAGGAGAAATCGCCCGTCTTCGACTTCTACATGGAGGGGATGTCCGTCGACATCGACGAAGAACAGTTCGAGGACATGGACATCACCGACGAGGACAAAGAGGAAATCGTCCGGCTCTCCTCGAGCGAGGACATCTACGAGAAGATGGTCGCCTCCATCGCTCCCTCGATCTACGGCTACGAACAGGAGAAACTCGCGATGATCCTCCAGTTGTTCTCGGGCGTAACGAAGCAGTTACCGGACGGCTCGAGGATCCGCGGGGACCTGCATATGCTCCTGATCGGGGATCCGGGTACCGGTAAGTCGCAGATGATCGGCTATATCCAGAATATTGCGCCTCGAGCCGTCTATACGTCCGGTAAAGGCTCGTCCTCTGCAGGGCTTACTGCCGCTGCGGTTCGCGACGACTTCGGCGACGGCCAGCAGTGGACGCTCGAGGCCGGCGCACTCGTCCTCGCCGATCAGGGAATCGCGGCGGTGGACGAACTCGACAAGATGCGCTCGGAGGACCGAAGTGCAATGCACGAAGCCTTAGAGCAACAGAAGATTTCGGTCTCGAAGGCGGGGATCAACGCGACCCTCAAATCCCGCTGCTCGCTCCTCGGCGCAGCGAACCCCAAGTACGGTCGCTTCGACCACTACGAACCGATCAGCGAGCAGATCGACCTCGAGCCGGCACTCATCTCGCGATTCGACCTGATCTTCACGGTTACCGACGAACCCGACGAGGAGAAAGACCGCAACCTCGCCGAACACATCATCACGACGAACTACGCGGGTGAGCTGACGACCCAGCAAGAGCAGATGACGTCGATGGACGTCTCGACCGAGGAGATCGAGGAGATGACCGAGCAGGTCGACCCCGAGATCGACGCCGAACTCCTGCGCAAGTACATCGCCTACGCGAAACAGAACTGTCACCCTCGAATGACGGAGGTGGCCCGCAACGCGATCCGGGACTTCTACGTCGATCTGCGGTCGAAAGGGACCGACGACGACGCCCCGATCCCGGTGACGGCGCGGAAACTCGAGGCGCTCGTGCGGCTCTCGGAGGCCAGCGCTCGCGTGCGGCTGTCGGACACGGTCGAGGAGTCGGACGCGAACCGGGTTATCGAGATCGTTCGCTCCTGTCTGCAGGATATCGGGGTCGACCCCGAGACGGGCGAGTTCGACGCGGACATCGTCGAAGCTGGAACCTCGAAATCCCAGCGCGACCGGATCAAGAACATCAAACAGCTGATCAGCGACATCGAGGAGGAGTACGACGACGGTGCGCCGGTCGACATCGTGCTCGACCGGGCCGAGGAGATCGGGATGGACCAGTCGAAAGCCGAACACGAGATCGACAAACTCAAACAGAAAGGCGAGGTCTACGAGCCGAGTACGGACAACCTCCGGACGACGTGA
- a CDS encoding DUF502 domain-containing protein, producing the protein MEVSGPLKRWLVNGIILTIPLVVTLLVLLVVVDFVLGILSPIVDGVAYVWPNEPPTVVIQLATLLSLFAFFMLIGVVAEQTPGKHLSKRVHATMETIPGVSTVYETVRRASDVLADDETEQFRDVKLVEFPHEGAYMFGFLTADTPAKIERNVEEETLVTLMIPLGPNPTTNGYIMHVPAENVYDVDVTVEEAVRSTATLGVAVDELGEPTADDPPIKAGSRR; encoded by the coding sequence ATGGAGGTCTCGGGACCGCTCAAGCGATGGCTCGTCAACGGCATCATCCTCACGATTCCGTTGGTCGTCACCCTGCTCGTGTTGCTGGTCGTCGTCGATTTCGTTCTCGGCATTCTCTCGCCGATCGTCGACGGCGTCGCGTACGTCTGGCCGAACGAACCGCCGACGGTCGTCATTCAGCTCGCGACGCTGCTCTCGCTGTTCGCGTTCTTCATGCTGATCGGGGTCGTGGCCGAGCAGACGCCGGGGAAACACCTCTCGAAACGAGTTCACGCGACGATGGAGACGATTCCTGGGGTGAGTACCGTCTACGAGACCGTCCGACGGGCCAGTGACGTTCTGGCCGACGACGAGACGGAGCAGTTCCGGGACGTCAAACTCGTCGAGTTCCCGCACGAGGGTGCGTACATGTTCGGATTTCTGACGGCGGATACGCCGGCAAAAATCGAACGCAACGTGGAAGAAGAGACGCTGGTGACGCTCATGATCCCACTCGGCCCCAACCCGACGACGAACGGGTACATCATGCACGTTCCGGCCGAAAACGTCTACGACGTCGACGTCACCGTCGAGGAAGCCGTGCGCTCGACCGCTACCCTCGGGGTGGCCGTCGACGAACTCGGTGAGCCGACAGCCGACGATCCCCCGATAAAAGCCGGCTCTCGCCGATAG
- a CDS encoding cold-shock protein, whose product MANGTVDFFNDTGGYGFIETEDADEDVFFHMEDVGGDDLTEGTEIEFDIEQAPKGPRATNVVRS is encoded by the coding sequence ATGGCAAACGGTACGGTTGACTTCTTCAACGACACAGGCGGCTACGGATTCATCGAGACTGAGGACGCAGACGAGGACGTGTTCTTCCACATGGAAGACGTCGGCGGTGACGATCTCACGGAAGGTACTGAGATCGAATTCGATATCGAACAGGCCCCCAAGGGCCCGCGCGCAACGAACGTCGTTCGCTCGTAA
- a CDS encoding pro-sigmaK processing inhibitor BofA family protein, producing the protein MITGLEILLLVLVLVAVLGASTLIRTVRPFIVNTAVGLLVLFLAQAVFGLTVAVTPIALVIVALGGLPGSLLVILLSLFEIAFVP; encoded by the coding sequence ATGATTACAGGACTCGAGATTCTCCTGCTAGTGCTCGTTCTCGTCGCCGTACTGGGCGCGTCGACGCTCATTCGGACGGTCAGACCCTTCATCGTCAACACGGCCGTCGGACTGCTTGTGTTGTTTCTCGCCCAGGCGGTGTTCGGACTCACGGTCGCCGTCACACCCATCGCCCTCGTGATCGTCGCGCTCGGCGGGCTTCCCGGCTCGCTGCTCGTCATTCTGCTCTCGCTGTTCGAGATCGCCTTCGTTCCGTAA
- a CDS encoding MBL fold metallo-hydrolase yields the protein MELADGVYTVPVTLELEDRDVTLHPAAVETDRGIVLIDAGCPGIVDQLEAGLEAAGFDWNDVWATLLTHQDVDHAGGLADVVDRADPVVIAHRECAPYVDGRMEPIKMDDRRYPSVPVDITLTEGDRFSTIAGPMELLHTPGHAPGHLSLYFEEERLLLSGDALHAPEGRLAGPRGPLDEAEAIDSIRKLSPLDIERTLCYHGGFVEQGTDVIETLHSTD from the coding sequence ATGGAACTCGCCGATGGCGTTTACACCGTTCCAGTGACGCTCGAACTCGAGGACCGAGACGTGACGCTACACCCGGCAGCGGTCGAAACCGACCGGGGGATCGTCCTGATCGACGCCGGCTGTCCCGGAATCGTCGACCAGCTCGAAGCAGGCCTCGAGGCGGCCGGGTTCGACTGGAACGACGTGTGGGCGACGCTGCTCACCCACCAGGACGTCGACCACGCCGGCGGACTCGCGGACGTGGTCGACCGAGCGGATCCCGTCGTGATCGCTCACCGCGAATGCGCCCCGTACGTCGACGGACGGATGGAGCCGATCAAGATGGACGATCGACGGTATCCGTCCGTTCCGGTCGACATCACGCTCACCGAGGGGGATCGGTTCAGCACGATCGCAGGACCGATGGAGCTCCTTCACACGCCCGGTCACGCACCCGGCCACCTGTCGCTGTACTTCGAGGAGGAACGGTTGCTGCTCTCGGGCGACGCCCTGCACGCGCCGGAGGGGCGACTCGCGGGCCCGCGAGGACCGCTCGACGAAGCGGAGGCGATCGACTCGATTCGAAAGCTGTCTCCTCTCGACATCGAGCGGACGCTGTGCTATCACGGCGGATTCGTCGAGCAAGGGACCGACGTCATCGAAACGCTCCACAGTACCGACTGA
- a CDS encoding DEAD/DEAH box helicase — translation MSQQVQDVETIFCHQTGDDYLVVVQRDGKRLFRAKLGLSETSAGPRPAKFRLKQGSTEEPRQPDEFVELARRTKRIRISEQTSPEGRRELEEMFGGYQLEDKTKTVRTCRYCASAGRYSPITTETAVKDDNDWICRDCARQELERQLSYAGGGGVTGAAKDRLEDLMMEVQDLERIVNLLKGQLDPDLTKFDTISATTDEVDPVRTDSLDLHPDLQELLEDRFETLLPVQSLSVENGLFEGDDQLVVSATATGKTLVGELTGLDRVLKGEGKMLFLVPLVALANQKHEDFEEEYGHLVDVSIRVGASRISDNGNRFDPNADVIVGTYEGIDHALRTGKEMGDIGTVVIDEVHTLKEEERGHRLDGLISRLKYTCEQRAKRRDDYGGAQWVYLSATVGNPRQLADTLESKLIEFEERPVPIERHVTFADGQEKVRVENKLVKREFDTESSKGYRGQTIIFTNSRRRCHEISRKLEYSAAPYHAGLDYKRRKQVERQFGEQELSAVVTTAALAAGVDFPASQVVFDSLAMGIEWLSVQEFHQMLGRAGRPDYHDKGKVYVLVEPDCSYHNSMEMSEDEVAFKLLKGEMESVMTHYDEDAAVEETLANITVGGRAAKSLNDRMLGQVPTKHAIGKLLQYDFIDGFEPTPLGQVVTEHFLSPGEAFTLVDGIRKEAHPYELIADIELRDEDL, via the coding sequence GTGTCGCAGCAGGTCCAGGACGTCGAAACGATCTTCTGTCATCAGACAGGTGACGACTACCTCGTCGTCGTTCAGCGGGACGGCAAGCGGTTGTTCCGGGCAAAACTCGGGCTCTCGGAGACCTCCGCGGGACCGCGTCCCGCCAAGTTCCGGCTGAAGCAGGGCTCGACCGAGGAACCCCGTCAGCCCGACGAGTTCGTCGAACTCGCTCGCCGCACGAAGCGCATCCGTATCTCCGAGCAGACCTCTCCCGAGGGGCGCCGCGAACTCGAAGAGATGTTCGGCGGCTACCAGCTCGAGGACAAGACTAAGACCGTCCGGACCTGCCGCTACTGCGCCTCCGCGGGTCGGTACTCGCCGATCACCACCGAGACCGCGGTCAAAGACGACAACGACTGGATCTGTCGGGACTGCGCCCGTCAGGAACTCGAGCGACAGCTCTCCTACGCCGGCGGCGGCGGGGTGACCGGCGCCGCCAAGGACCGACTCGAGGACCTCATGATGGAGGTCCAGGACTTAGAACGGATCGTCAACCTGCTGAAGGGACAGCTCGATCCCGACCTGACGAAGTTCGACACGATTTCGGCGACGACCGACGAGGTCGACCCCGTCCGAACGGACTCGCTGGATCTGCACCCGGACCTCCAGGAACTGCTCGAGGATCGGTTCGAGACCCTGCTGCCGGTCCAGAGCCTCTCGGTCGAGAACGGCCTCTTCGAGGGCGACGACCAGCTCGTCGTCTCGGCGACGGCGACCGGGAAGACCCTCGTCGGGGAGCTGACCGGGCTCGATCGCGTGCTCAAGGGCGAGGGAAAGATGCTCTTTCTCGTTCCCCTCGTCGCGCTCGCGAACCAGAAACACGAGGACTTCGAAGAGGAGTACGGCCACCTCGTCGACGTCTCCATTCGCGTCGGCGCGAGCCGGATCAGCGACAACGGCAACCGGTTCGACCCCAACGCCGACGTCATCGTCGGCACCTACGAGGGGATCGACCACGCCCTGCGGACGGGCAAGGAGATGGGCGACATCGGGACCGTCGTCATCGACGAGGTCCACACCCTCAAGGAAGAGGAGCGCGGCCACCGACTGGACGGGCTCATCTCGCGGCTCAAGTACACCTGCGAGCAGCGCGCGAAACGGCGGGACGACTACGGAGGCGCGCAGTGGGTCTACCTCTCGGCGACCGTCGGCAACCCTAGACAGCTCGCCGACACGCTCGAGTCGAAGCTCATCGAGTTCGAGGAGCGCCCGGTCCCGATCGAGCGCCACGTCACGTTCGCCGACGGCCAGGAGAAGGTGCGCGTGGAGAACAAACTTGTCAAACGCGAGTTCGACACGGAGTCCTCGAAGGGGTATCGCGGGCAGACGATCATCTTCACGAACTCCCGCAGGCGGTGTCACGAGATCAGTCGGAAGCTCGAGTACTCCGCCGCGCCGTATCACGCGGGCCTGGACTACAAGCGCCGGAAGCAGGTCGAACGGCAGTTCGGCGAGCAGGAGCTTTCGGCGGTCGTCACGACGGCCGCCCTCGCAGCGGGGGTTGACTTCCCGGCCTCGCAGGTCGTCTTCGACTCGCTGGCGATGGGGATCGAGTGGCTTTCCGTCCAGGAGTTCCACCAGATGCTCGGCCGGGCGGGCCGACCGGACTACCACGACAAGGGGAAGGTGTACGTGCTCGTCGAACCCGACTGTTCGTACCACAACTCGATGGAGATGTCCGAGGACGAGGTCGCGTTCAAGCTGCTCAAGGGGGAGATGGAGTCGGTGATGACCCACTACGACGAGGACGCCGCCGTCGAGGAGACGCTGGCGAACATCACGGTCGGCGGCAGAGCCGCCAAGTCGCTCAACGATCGGATGCTCGGCCAGGTGCCGACGAAACACGCCATCGGGAAACTGCTGCAGTACGACTTCATCGACGGCTTCGAGCCGACGCCGCTCGGACAGGTCGTGACCGAGCACTTCCTGTCTCCCGGCGAGGCGTTCACGCTGGTCGACGGAATCCGGAAGGAGGCCCACCCGTACGAACTGATCGCAGACATCGAACTGCGCGACGAGGACCTGTAG
- a CDS encoding ABC transporter substrate-binding protein gives MADKRNWTRRTVLRTGGTLAGGIALAGCISGGDDGNGGSSSDDESHTVTMPPVGDVEFESTPETWVANNGSWADMGVALGQDPPEALWMPSRYHAHYYDEIPDVSVDGGSIDALYEDGDGVDKEKFYDYEADVHVIDPNFLQNRYDGWDESDIDDVEQVAPFFGNSIFSREYEWHDDYEYLTLYEAFEKLSQVFQEEERYEAFESLHDEFQSALEDVVPPEDERPEVAVLWPNGDGTFLPYVISEGTSFKQWHDLGVRDALAESDVDDFHSSRGQVDYETLLEIDPEIILCRGHEDSSAEEFRETVVADMEADNAGSELTAVQNGDVYRGGPLYQGPITNLVVTQRAAEQVYDVDEQLFDPQAVSDIVNGNS, from the coding sequence ATGGCCGACAAACGGAACTGGACGAGACGGACCGTCCTTCGAACGGGTGGAACGCTCGCCGGCGGGATCGCACTGGCCGGCTGTATCAGCGGGGGAGACGACGGTAACGGCGGTAGTTCGTCGGACGACGAATCGCACACGGTAACGATGCCGCCGGTCGGCGACGTCGAGTTCGAGAGCACCCCGGAGACGTGGGTCGCCAACAACGGCAGCTGGGCCGACATGGGCGTCGCGCTGGGGCAGGATCCGCCGGAGGCGCTCTGGATGCCGTCGCGGTATCACGCGCACTACTACGACGAGATCCCGGACGTCAGCGTCGACGGAGGGTCGATAGACGCGCTGTACGAGGACGGCGACGGCGTCGACAAGGAGAAGTTCTACGACTACGAGGCCGACGTCCACGTCATCGATCCCAACTTCCTGCAGAATCGGTACGACGGCTGGGACGAGAGCGACATCGACGACGTCGAGCAGGTCGCGCCGTTTTTCGGCAACAGCATCTTCTCGAGGGAGTACGAGTGGCACGACGACTACGAGTACCTCACGCTGTACGAGGCCTTCGAGAAACTGTCCCAGGTATTCCAGGAAGAAGAGCGCTACGAGGCGTTCGAGAGCCTCCACGACGAGTTCCAGTCGGCGCTCGAGGACGTCGTCCCGCCGGAAGACGAGCGACCCGAAGTCGCGGTCCTGTGGCCGAACGGCGACGGCACGTTCCTCCCGTACGTCATCAGCGAGGGGACGAGCTTCAAACAGTGGCACGATCTCGGCGTTCGCGACGCCCTCGCCGAGAGCGACGTCGACGACTTCCACAGTTCGCGCGGCCAAGTGGACTACGAGACGCTGCTCGAGATCGACCCCGAGATCATCCTGTGTCGTGGACACGAAGACTCGAGCGCCGAAGAGTTCCGGGAGACCGTCGTCGCGGACATGGAAGCCGACAACGCCGGCAGCGAGTTGACCGCCGTCCAGAACGGCGACGTCTACCGCGGCGGCCCGCTCTATCAGGGCCCGATCACGAATCTCGTCGTCACGCAGCGCGCGGCCGAACAGGTTTACGACGTCGACGAGCAACTGTTCGACCCGCAGGCCGTCAGCGATATCGTCAACGGAAACAGTTAA
- a CDS encoding ABC transporter ATP-binding protein, translating to MARIQQNADRERERITDGDGVAVESALVGDGLELSYPTSEETIVDCARLDIPKEAVTALVGPNGSGKSTLLKALSNHLEPDAGAVTIHGEELDSFDRKELARELGVLSQENDPLDSITVEDLVYHGRYPYRGFFDGVSGEDHEAVERAIDLAGIEQLRDAELGQLSGGQKQLAWIAMVLAQDTDVLLLDEPTTFLDIHHQFRVLETIRQLNERKGVTVAVILHDISQAARFADYLVAMRDGELYDWGPPEEVVTEQLLADVFGIEATVTYDPELQVLPKRALPER from the coding sequence ATGGCACGAATACAGCAGAACGCGGACCGAGAGCGGGAACGGATCACCGATGGTGACGGCGTCGCCGTCGAAAGCGCACTGGTCGGCGACGGCCTCGAACTCAGTTACCCGACGAGCGAGGAGACCATCGTCGACTGTGCGCGCCTCGACATCCCCAAGGAGGCGGTGACCGCGCTCGTCGGACCGAACGGCAGCGGAAAGAGTACGCTCCTGAAAGCGCTCTCGAACCACCTCGAACCGGACGCGGGAGCGGTCACGATCCACGGCGAAGAGCTCGACTCGTTCGACCGGAAAGAGCTGGCGCGCGAACTGGGCGTCCTCTCGCAGGAGAACGATCCGTTGGATTCGATCACCGTCGAAGACCTCGTCTATCACGGCCGCTACCCGTATCGAGGCTTCTTCGACGGCGTCAGCGGCGAGGACCACGAGGCCGTCGAACGCGCGATCGATCTGGCCGGGATCGAACAGCTCCGCGACGCCGAACTCGGCCAGCTGAGCGGCGGCCAGAAGCAACTCGCCTGGATCGCCATGGTGCTGGCACAGGATACCGACGTGCTGTTGCTCGACGAGCCGACGACGTTCCTCGACATCCACCACCAGTTTCGCGTTCTCGAGACGATTCGCCAGCTCAACGAACGAAAGGGAGTCACCGTCGCCGTCATCCTCCACGACATCTCGCAGGCGGCCCGCTTCGCGGACTACCTGGTCGCGATGCGTGACGGCGAACTGTACGACTGGGGGCCGCCCGAGGAGGTCGTGACCGAACAACTGCTCGCCGACGTCTTCGGCATCGAAGCCACCGTCACGTACGATCCCGAGCTCCAGGTGCTACCCAAGCGAGCGCTACCGGAACGATAA